Within the Miscanthus floridulus cultivar M001 chromosome 17, ASM1932011v1, whole genome shotgun sequence genome, the region GTCGTCGTCTGACGATGGGCTGCATGTTCACCTGCCGCTGGTggtgaagaggaagaggaggaggaggaggacgacgacgacgacgacgacgctgccgctggtgacgatgatgatgatgtccgTGTCGCTGTCCCTCCGAAGAATTGCACCATCGGCGCCCTGGTGAGCTCCTCGGGGCGGCGCTGCAGGAGCAGCACGACGGTGAGCGCGGCCACGCAGCCGAGCAGGAACGACGCCGCCTGCCGGCCCGTGGCCTCCACGCCGGCGgagacctgctgctgctgcttcgccATGGACGGACGGACGCACGagcgctcgccgcgccgccgcttaataacgagcgagcgagcgagcggtgCAGCCGGCCGGTCTGTGCACGCGCGCTGTGGTGGCAGAGGAGGATGGATGGGTAGCCCGTTTTGGTGTGCTGCACCGCACTCCGCAGCCCACTGATCTAGCTACCAGAAGTAGCTGTGATTAGTGATTAGTGAAGCTAGCTAGAGATGTGCCGATCGATGTGGCCGCACAGCGCCGGATCCCCTTAAATACAAGGGAAGAAATACAGATATAGGTCGTAGATATACTCCATGTTGCAGCTATGCATGCGTGCCGTATTTTTGTTGTTGCAGACGTCGTATGGCCGTATGTGGCGGCAGCAGGCACTAGCTAGTGAAGAACTCGTATACTACCATGCATGCAATACATGATACATACGGTCACCTGGTGCGTCCAATTTCGTTCCTTCGGTCACCTGGTGCATGCTGGGATCGATCCGAGCTACGTGCCAGGGCACGATCCAAACACGCCCACAAGATACGTTTGGTCTCTGGAAAGTTTTGAATGAACCAAAAAAAAAGGGTTTTTGGTGTTCTTGTCCCTTATTTTGAAGTGCAATTATGATTTTGTTATCGTTTTTCTAACTTTATGATTTTACCTTCACTACTagcaagtcaacgcgattttacCCCTGGTCTTTGTGAATTTGCCCCTGTTTTGACCGTTGACTAGGGGAAAAATCGCATTGACTTGCTCGTAgtgaagggcaaaatcacaaagttaaaaaaatgagggcaaaatcataattgCACATCCAAGTAGGGGCAAAAACacaagagcaaaaaaaaaaaacatgtcatAAACCGATTAGGCTTCTCTTCATGCAGTTGACTCCACTAGAGTTGAGTCACTGACTAGTGGGGAACCACTTCCGTCCTGGACCTCATTTAGTTTGGACGCATCCGGAAGGTCTAGAACCAATGTGCGTGGGTTTCGCTTATCTGCTCCCTCTAAAATCTAAATCGATATTTAATAATGAATTTGTATTATTACGATTAGTCTTTTTCTGCTATCTTCTCTTTCTCCTTGGTTTTTATTATTATATAGTGATTATTTTTCCTGGCCTACGAATTAGATCGATCATGTGAAGGTTAGAGATCTAAGGCTAATTATTATTTTTGTCTCATTTTTCTATATAATATTCAGTGTTTTTAGTCTTTTTTGCTTTCTTTTGTATTATATAACACAATCGTTTATTCGGTTGCCATGTGTTTGTATACTCACGTATGTATGTATTTCATCATGTATGGTTGTTGTCGGTTTGAAACCTGGCAGGCACATACAGTGATTGGAACTCGAGCACGTCATGCTTTGTGTGAGCATATCATGCATTGAGTGATGAGTGTGAGTAGTCTATCACTGCCCGCACCAGTAcagagatgattttttttttgccccaTTTCTAATAAAAGCGGTCGGCTTAGGAAACCGTCTGCAACCTTGGAAGGAGGCACTGTGACTAAAGAATTGTTGCTGGAAATAAGTTTTCATGGACGGTTCCGCTTAAAAAACTGACTCTAGAAAGGTATCAATTTCTAGGAGTGGTTTCCTTAAGACAACCGCACCTAAAATAGGGTTTTTGGATATACACCGTTACCGAACCGTTTCTAGAAGAGACAGAGTTTCAGGGATGGGGTTCTCTTAAGAGAGTCGCGTCTGAAATATGTTAACAGGGGCGGTGCTCTTagtcaaccgcccctaaaaataacTCCCTGCAAATACCCTTCTTCGGCCTCATGACTGTAGCTAGTCACGCGACTATAGCTGTTCATGCCATTGTTGAGTTCCATTGGAGGTGagaaattgcaaaaaaaaaaaagagagagagagagaaagagaggagggttTTGCCCTCTGAACTTTTGAAGGAGTTGAGTTTGAGAGGTGAGTTTGTGCCATCCCAAAAATCTTTTCAAATTTTACCTATGTATTTCTTTCACTAATTTTTTGTGCTCATGTAAATCTAGAGGGACATATGTCTGATATTATTTTTATTTTGGTAGCAATTTAGGCTGATTTTTTTTGCCCAACTTACTTGGCTCACATCAAGTTAATTTGTATATTTGGTTCataacttttatatatatatttttctctaGGTCTTTATTCTTTGCACGCTGCTCGCGTCAGCGTCACTGGTTGGTTAACGAACTAGACAAGGCGCGCGTGGCGGTGAGCAAGGGCCAAGTGCTACAACGTCCGATCCCGCTAGACATGAACGACGACTCGTCAGTTTCATTCGCCGTGAGGGTCAGGGTGACCACTGTGTTGCCATTCCTCCGATCCTGTGCACCTGGCTGTCCTGTGCTACgagagtcgtcgtcgtcgtcgtcccgaTCGTTCACCGGCGCGCGCCGTCTGGTCTGGGTCCATTATATTCCAACGGATGACATGGAAAACCGGCCAGCGCGCGTGTGGAATTCCTTCCATCGCATCTGCATTCGAATTCTTCCATCTCCGCGCACGGTCTAATTTGGCGACCGAACTCTGTCGTCACTACCAGTGATGCATTTGAGCTCCCTTCGTTCGTTTCAGGAATTCTCTCGCACGGCGGGGGACTGCTAGTGACTGACAAATCATATGTGCTATCTACAGGCAGACTGCTAGTGATGAGTAGCAAGGAACGGGACTGAAATCGGTCAGAAACAACTGGTGGGCTATAGCTGTCGAAACATTTAATAATCTCCATATGCAAATTATACTCCATCCCGAGTGATCAATGCAGCACAGCACAACACAGTACCAGTAGCTTAATTAGCTGCTCCATCAGTCCATCCACCAATTGCTCATTCATGTTCAGATCCGCCAAGTACAGGTGCACAGCTGGTGTTCTGAGAATAATCTCGCTGTACTTTCAGCTGCTCCGGCCCATCATATTGAGCACTCTCACACGCCTCGTGCGCTGATTCGATCCATCGTCATCTGCGCGGGTCGTTATTGGTAGCCTAACAGCATGTTAGGTCACCGTGGAAGAAGCACCGCTAGCGAAGCGAAAGTCACAGCTGAGGACGGGGAGGAGGTGAAGCTTCTCTACTCTCCAGTCTTGGTTCTATCAGATCAGTTTTATTAGTCCATCTCACTCACTGTCACTGTCTTGCCCGCCATTCACGCACCAGGACGCATGGCCGGCCAAAGTGAATCGTTTTTTCCGAGGTTTAGTTTACTGACAGCACTGCACACCAGTGCTCTGCttaccaatgcaagcaagcaATCCATTATCTATAGCTAGGGGCCATGATGCGATGCGGTGCTAACAACATAAGGGCGGATGACCTGGCTTGGTTAATTAGGTCGCCAGTCGCTCTTGCATTGCATGCTCTGCTCTCTATCGCACACTAATTAATCACATCACGTCATCACCTCGTTGCTTACCGCCAAACAGGGGAACCACCCTGGTGCTGGCTTGCAACAGCGACGGCTGCAGACTCTTGGCTCTCGTCCTAGCGATCTCCCCGTCCCCCGGGCCTGGAGCTGCGTTGCGTGCGTCTGTGTGGAACGGAACACAGCAACTACTGGAATTTTGATTGATATCACCGGAATTCAGACGCTGTACGTACTGCTTTATTTCTTCCAGTTCCAGACATTAGGGACCTGTGAGAGCCAGAGTGTACACACAGAGTGATGTGATACAGTACAAGGAACATGGATCCAATCATGAACTCCAGGTAACAGTGAGGCAGCTGCTAGCACTACTGCAGCTAATTAAGGTGGGGGTCGGTACTCCTACTCCACTCCTACTCTGGATTGGAGGTGAAGCTGAGCTAAGCCTGCCATAGTGCCATGGTCCTTAGGGCTTCTCCGATCCACTCCCACCGGATCCAATCCACGTATACTCTACACTACTGTTCCATGAAAATGCCACTAGGATTATTGCTGGATGGATGCTAACGTCGCAATAATTTGGGTTAGGTGATCGTTGGTAAGCCTACTGTCCTTGATTACTTTTCAATCCCATTTCCTATGAGAGCGACACCATATACATACACCAATATATTAGGGATGACTGGTTGGTACCATATACATACACCAATATATTAGGGATGACTGGTTGGTACCATATACATACACCATGACACCATGTACTAACaggtttttatttttatttggcctCTTTCGAGATTATAAAAAGTTTTATTCTTCTTTATTACTAATATAAATGGACAAatgtctttttatttttttcctataTATGTGTCGTTATTTTTGTAACACTCCGatcttcttttatttcttttgatTTGATGAGGGTCGCTGAACGCGTAGAACTTCTCTCTAATCTTTACTGTTTGGaagaaaccaaaaaaaaaaaaaactcccaaCATTACAATTTACAAACCCAGCACACGTATGAGATGCGAGTATTTGGTTCTGGCACATTCCTTGCAGGGCCACTTTGTCATCATCTAATAACTTTCTAAAGGGGCCCAGCACCCAAAACCTGGGCCTTTATTAAGCGGGGCAAAAAAGGAAGCACACACagcctatatatatagctttgcCAGTAGCTGCCGCCGACCCAGCCCATATGTACCAGGTGCAGTTGTGGCCCATGCGAATTCGCAACGGCTCTCGAGCTCTGTTGCAGTGCTACTGTTAACTAGCCAAGCACCTGGCTGCATCCTGATCTCATGTTGCCCAGCCCAGAGAATGTTAAAATTTGCTCTGAATATGAGCTGCATCCTGATCACGCAGTGTAGTAGCAGCAAGGCTAGTTCAACATCTGAAAATTTGCTCTGAATCGAAGAGGCAACGCGTGAGAATGAGTCTGTTGGCGATAAATGGGCGCTGCCTGTGGCATTCATCCATCTTGATTTACAGGTGCAGATCAACGATATTAGATACATATTATATAAGCTGTGCTGTGGGCATACATACACACGGAGCAGTATAACTTAACGATTTTTCCTGAATTCTAGCTACCTACTAGTATAACCTTTGATGATGACGAATCAAAAGAATGGAACCTACCCCTCAACGCAACCTCCTGAGATTTCACGCCAAGAACCAAGAGCCAGAGAAAGGATGGACAAGATCGAGCGATGAAACCGGCCGGGCACGGGGCACGGGGAGGCAGCCACCGCCACCCTGCAGCAGGTGATGGATGATGCCGCTGCCGGACTCGCCGTTCGCCGGGTGCTCTCCTCGATGAAGATCCTCAGTGGATGCAGATGCCCGGGAGCTTCCACTGGAACTTGCCTGCGCGGCGCTCGTCGGGTGTGCCGGCAGTGTAGTTCCTCCAGACGTCGAGCACCCCGCGCAGGTCGTGGAGCTTGGCGCCGAGGCCGACGCAGCAGTTCGCATGGAGGGTGCAGATCTTGTTGAGGTCCTTGCTGAGCTGGCAGAAGCCGCTGATGTAGGCGGTGTCGAGGAACTGGATGGCGAGGTCCAGCTTGGGCGCCATCTCGTGCTTGATGAGGTTGAACACGTCCTGCTCGTGCTTCCCGAAGAAGCGCCACCGGCCCTGCTGCCACGCCCGGTAGAAGTCGATGGTCTTGGCCGACGACCGCACGAAGAGGAAACCCCCGTTGGGGAAGTTGCGCAGGCTGTAGGGGTCGCCGATGTACATGTCGCTGGAGATGGCGATGTCCGCCGCCATCGAGATGTGCCGGAACGGGTCACGGAACCACATCACGTCCACGTCCTGCACCCAGCAACAACGCAACCATATTATAGCCATATATGATTACTTGTACTATTTTCTTCTTCATCGAATCATCCGTAATAAAGCTACTATCTTTAACGATATCTCCTTGTCCGGGCGAGCCTGAGCTCGCGGTCACGGCGGGTCCGGGCGGCGCCACCGGTCGCCGTCCAGAAGGAAGTTACGGGCTTTACGGCACCGTTTGCGTCTGCCACGGCGCGCGGCATCATACCTACTTCGAAGCCTGGAACTTTGTGGCCACTCAAGTAACCGTCGGCCCAACGTGACAAACCGAAAGTTCCAACTCACATGACCATGATGCCTGCCGAGGCCCGAGGGCAGCCAGGCAAATCGGTCTATCATCGACAGCGATCACGCTAGCTgcgtacagtacaagacattttCAAAGTCCAAGTTGAGCAGCGGTAGCTGCCGTGGACATTTCCCGGCCGGCCGTCGGAGGGCAGCGCAGCGCTCATCGCAGCTTAACAACCAGGCACTGCACCCAGGACTACTGGATTGTTCAACCACCTCCGATGAGTAGAACCCGGTAACGAACTCACGTCGTTTGCCCGTGTAACGCGTGCGTAATTGAAGATCCATTATTTGCAAACAACGAATATTCTGAAGAAGTGAACCGTAGTACTGACCGTGAAGAGGAAGTTGTAGCCGAGCTCGAGCACCGTCTGCTGGAAGCGGTTGCGCCCCCACATCATCTCGAGGTAGTCCTTGCTCATGAACATCTTCTCGGATCGGTAGTCGACGCCGTTGGAGGTGCGGAGGAAGTAGCAGTGGCGGTGGACGGCCTTGCAGCCCTCGTAGGCGGCGGGGTCCATGGTGACGATGACGAGGTGGTCCAGGAGGCGCGCCACGCCCCCTTCCCCGGTGCGGAAGCTCTCGAAGAAGAGGTCGAGCAGGGAGCCCGGGCGCGTCCACGCCGCGTTGATCTGCGTCATGATCACCGTCCGGTCCTTGGTCGCCGCCCGCGCCAGCACCTCCTCCAGGTCGCCCCACGGCGACGGTGCCTGCAAATGCATTGTTTTGCTTAATCAATCAGCTGGTCAGGAATAGAATGCTGGGTCGTTGCTTTATTAGGCGCCAAAATCAGTCAATCTTGTTTGatgattaattaattaattgattAATTCTGTGACTATTATGCATGATGTACTACTAATGGAGTCGAGTCGGTTCCAAAATTGGATGGTGCGACTGCGCTGTGCGCTGCTGCATCGCCGTCACGCGTGTGATCTGGCTGGCAGTGGCAGGTGAATAAAGCCAGGTGACCAAAACGGGGCTGCAGCAATGGTGGTTGGGCGCACGGGGCCGCGCTGCTTGTTCGTTAACAGCCGACGGGCGGCGCGGTGCCAGCAGCCATTTGGTGAACAGTTGCATCCGCTGCATCCGATCCGGTAGCATTTGTGTACAATATACGGTGAAGGTGGGTACGtacattattattatttataCATACAACGGCAACCAATCAATCAGTGCCATTTCTGAATGCTAGCGGTCCCACCGGCATACTCGTATAGTATATCATCAACTTAAGGAAGTGAAGAGAAGCATTATTCTTGCTGTACATATACATGTGCGCCATGATCATCGCATGTACAAAAATAGGTCGTGCACGTCGCTCGGAAACGCGGTGCACTAGTGCTGGTACCCGAACGCGTGCGCGTGAATAGCCGCCGTGTGAATGATCGTGTCCTAGGCTCGTGGCGTCAAGGATGGGCAGGGCAGGGCGGAGTGGCGTGGGTGAGCGCCAATCATGGGCCGTCGATCACGGGGCGGTTCCCGAGGCCGCGTGCACCGCCGCGGCGGACACGTGTGGACGTGGCAGGGATTCAGTTGAGGGAAGCAGtgggtggtggcgggggtgatctGGTGGAGGTTTGACGACGACGAGCAGTAAGCGTAGTATGCCGACAGACAGCTAGCGGATGCACAGCCAGCCAGACAGGTGCGGCGAGTGCTCTCGGGATTAGCAACAAAGTCATGCGATGAGTCATTCGCTAGCAGTATCCTTTTCCTGTCACCTGGTAACATGCGGCAACAAATGATGAGGTGGTTTTTAATCGCGGATTCGGGAAGGTACTCACCGTAGCGGGAGTAGTTCGCTGTCCTTGACACACgggtattaaatataaactaattacgaaactaattgcacggcTACCACtactttatgagacgaatcttttaaggctAATTAGTCTTTGATTTGACAACGTAGCGCTACCGTCAACATATGCTAACAATGAATTAATTAGACTAAATAAATTCATCAGGTGAAGTAGTGacagattatgtaatttattttttttattagtatcaaacgCCTCATACTCTCACGTGACACCTCTCcgattttagtcaccggatccgtTCACGGGGAGACGGGAAAGTGTTTGTGTcatcaacaaaacaaaacaaggaaAGCAGGAGGGGATTAGCATCGAGACGTGAGCTGGTGTGTAGGGCGGCCGGCTGGTTCTGTGGCTTTTGGAGTTTAGGCTTTGGGCGATTGATAAACTAGTAACGCTTTTGTTACCCGGTCGCCGTCCGCCGACGTAACTTGTTCAAAGGGGATTCTCCCGTCCTGTCTATTTTTTGTGTTCGGTTTTTCTATTCCATCCTTCGTTCGTCAGTTGTTGGTGATACGTTGCATTTGCATCCCCCCCTGGACTGACTCCGGTCTTGTTCTGCTTCATCCATGTTATGcctcttttttttaaaataaaaagaaattaaCTAGCAGTACAACTAGCAGGGCACCAACTCCATTCACGAGCTCGTACTGTTCCTGTTGTTTGTGTTGTGTCGGAATCATAAGGCCTCGTTCGGTTTATACGGAATCGATTCCTGGCCTCGCTGTTTCTTCGTTATTTTCTACATGGCCGGAACCATTCCCGGTCAGGAAGGACAGGGAACGTCGTAACCGAACGGACCCAAGTGAtgagggagaagaggagcaggGAAGTACACGTATCAGACTGAACTGCATTTCTCTGACCAATGGTGAGCCGATCGCTGAAACTACCTACTGATGATGACATTGAAGGAAATTAAACTACGGCTCCAAACCCCTCCTCCCCCAATCCCCAAAAAAAAATCGTCAGAAATGATTGGTGTTTGGAGGAAGCGCTCGCTCCGATGATCAAGCGCAACTGCTTTAGTATAGTAAAACAAAACCGCACGCAACCAGGATTGATCACCGTGGAATCGAAACTGAAGCAGCGGACGAAGTTTCGGGAAAGCGAACGGAAGGGAAGACGGAAGGCGGCGCACGCGCGTGCCTGCGGTGCGTAAGTACCTGAACGGGCGCGGGAGCCGGCGccggggtggcggtggcggcaagGGCGGCCGCCGAGTCGGCCACCGCGTCGGCGTCGGGGGAGGCGAGCCCCTGCAGGTCGGCGGTGGAGTTGTCGGGGGCGGCGGAGGAGGTGAAGGCGGAGATGTCGACGAGGCGGCGCGCGGGCGTGGCGGACATGAAGAAGAGGACGCagacggtggccatggcggcgcccaGCACGAAGGACACCAGCGGGCTGACGCTGCTCATGTCGCCGCCCTTCATCAGGGACGGACGGAGGGGGATGCCGATCGATCCCTTGCCTACTTGGTGGTGCGGCGGGTTCAGTTCTGGTTCCTCTGGGTTTGTTGCTGCTGCCCGTTGCCGGGGCgcggtgcgggtgcgggtgcgggtgcggagGAACGAGGAACGGAACGCGCAAGGGACGGGAGCGGGACACCGGACACGGGGTGGGATGCCGAGGCCCTTTTAACGTGCGAGGTGGGGCC harbors:
- the LOC136517049 gene encoding uncharacterized protein At4g15970-like; its protein translation is MKGGDMSSVSPLVSFVLGAAMATVCVLFFMSATPARRLVDISAFTSSAAPDNSTADLQGLASPDADAVADSAAALAATATPAPAPAPVQAPSPWGDLEEVLARAATKDRTVIMTQINAAWTRPGSLLDLFFESFRTGEGGVARLLDHLVIVTMDPAAYEGCKAVHRHCYFLRTSNGVDYRSEKMFMSKDYLEMMWGRNRFQQTVLELGYNFLFTDVDVMWFRDPFRHISMAADIAISSDMYIGDPYSLRNFPNGGFLFVRSSAKTIDFYRAWQQGRWRFFGKHEQDVFNLIKHEMAPKLDLAIQFLDTAYISGFCQLSKDLNKICTLHANCCVGLGAKLHDLRGVLDVWRNYTAGTPDERRAGKFQWKLPGICIH